One genomic region from Leptospira montravelensis encodes:
- a CDS encoding CPBP family intramembrane glutamic endopeptidase: MKSLTFYFFLAYLISWTIWLPLYLPKFGIHFLPVLPFHHAWGALGPLTAALIVTKLEEGNVGIKNLLSRMFQWKVNWFWYFIAIFSPFVLLVFATIINYFNNSKLSFDGLGVSSEFPEFGFVSFFLYSVIIYGFGEETGWRGYALPKLQKKWNALSSTIILTFLWALWHAPLFLYRPGFMAMDVFGIFGWFMSLFTGAILLTWIYNSSRGSILMAALFHGTIDIVFTSDSIEPNIMNITGFLLVVFAVFVLGLTGWKHLSKVERQIS, translated from the coding sequence TTGAAATCGTTAACGTTTTATTTTTTTTTGGCATACCTTATCTCCTGGACCATTTGGCTTCCTTTGTATTTGCCTAAGTTTGGGATTCATTTTTTACCAGTGTTGCCCTTTCATCATGCATGGGGGGCACTTGGTCCTTTGACTGCTGCCTTGATTGTAACCAAACTAGAAGAGGGGAATGTTGGTATCAAAAATTTACTTTCCCGGATGTTTCAATGGAAGGTTAATTGGTTTTGGTATTTCATTGCGATTTTTAGTCCTTTTGTCCTTCTTGTTTTCGCTACCATTATCAACTATTTCAACAACTCGAAACTTAGTTTTGATGGATTGGGAGTAAGCTCTGAATTTCCAGAGTTTGGATTTGTTTCTTTCTTTTTATACAGTGTCATCATTTACGGATTTGGAGAAGAAACTGGATGGAGAGGGTATGCCTTGCCGAAGTTACAGAAGAAATGGAACGCCTTGTCTTCGACAATCATCCTTACGTTTTTATGGGCCTTATGGCATGCTCCACTTTTTTTATATCGTCCCGGTTTTATGGCGATGGATGTGTTTGGAATTTTCGGATGGTTTATGTCTTTGTTTACAGGCGCCATTCTTTTGACCTGGATTTATAATTCCTCAAGAGGCAGTATCCTGATGGCGGCTCTTTTTCACGGAACCATCGATATCGTATTTACTTCCGACTCCATTGAACCAAACATAATGAACATCACAGGATTTTTGCTAGTTGTATTTGCAGTGTTTGTCCTTGGATTGACGGGATGGAAACATCTATCCAAGGTAGAGAGGCAGATCAGTTAA
- a CDS encoding HEAT repeat domain-containing protein → MQKFRIFISLFFTITFILNCDPVPQKEETNPVEEIVSEEQTTKQLLESLDDSDSFIRSQAAVQLGSRNERSAIPKLKKLLSDKEPGVRAGAAIALGDIKDKSSSTAIANLMWTDSENPKDVYLDALTRMKDPSVGNRIYLLLNDDNPTLRLQVVDSLVQIGATSVGSQILSLALKNKDREKDKTYAMALGKLKVSASESYLLGLTKIQDESPTLAAAYLALGRIKAKNANEVLVKALNLAYSKGKENASMALIEIGNPSVVSKVFQSLNSNDPETKLYATDVLCSIPSKEAALLAYSLLNGKDTANWGNAAKIVGRQRYKEGRVRLEELLEKSTTPERDSFAEALGWIGDKASIPVLRKVLLSGAKEGPYGSAWALGILGAKEAVPDLIKALDLGDAKLMVYALEALGSIADPTSLPKLKSLLADRPKMAPQILSTVALIPTEEARIVIEEATKSKNAEVYRPAMEEIAKRKDKKSIPLLLTYANGDDAEKRKLSYYALTAVTGEKFRTAKEWNEWTKRN, encoded by the coding sequence ATGCAAAAGTTTCGGATTTTTATTTCTCTTTTTTTTACCATCACTTTCATACTAAATTGTGATCCCGTTCCTCAAAAAGAGGAGACAAATCCCGTTGAGGAAATTGTGTCAGAAGAACAAACCACAAAACAGTTGTTGGAAAGTCTGGACGATTCGGACTCTTTTATTCGTTCCCAAGCTGCGGTACAATTAGGAAGCAGGAATGAAAGATCTGCCATTCCAAAATTAAAAAAATTATTATCAGACAAAGAACCAGGTGTTCGTGCAGGGGCAGCCATTGCTCTTGGAGATATAAAAGACAAATCATCTTCTACGGCCATTGCCAATTTGATGTGGACGGATTCTGAAAATCCTAAAGATGTTTACTTGGATGCCCTCACTCGTATGAAAGATCCTTCTGTAGGAAATCGAATTTATCTTCTGTTAAATGACGATAATCCTACACTTCGATTGCAAGTTGTGGATTCACTCGTACAAATTGGTGCCACTTCTGTTGGATCTCAAATTTTAAGTTTGGCTTTAAAAAACAAAGATAGGGAAAAAGACAAAACCTATGCAATGGCTTTAGGGAAACTAAAAGTTTCTGCTTCCGAATCTTATTTACTGGGTTTAACCAAAATCCAAGATGAATCGCCAACTCTTGCCGCTGCCTACTTGGCACTTGGAAGAATCAAAGCAAAAAATGCCAATGAAGTGCTTGTGAAAGCCTTAAATCTTGCTTATAGCAAAGGAAAAGAAAATGCCTCGATGGCTCTCATTGAAATTGGAAATCCCTCAGTTGTTTCCAAGGTTTTTCAATCTTTAAATTCGAATGATCCAGAAACCAAACTGTATGCGACGGATGTGCTTTGTTCAATTCCATCTAAAGAGGCTGCATTACTCGCCTATAGTTTGTTAAACGGAAAAGACACTGCGAATTGGGGAAATGCGGCAAAGATTGTAGGTAGACAAAGATATAAAGAGGGAAGGGTTCGCCTCGAAGAATTATTAGAAAAATCTACTACACCCGAGCGTGATAGTTTTGCAGAAGCCCTTGGTTGGATAGGAGACAAAGCCTCTATACCAGTGCTTCGAAAGGTTTTGTTATCGGGTGCCAAAGAAGGACCTTATGGATCGGCTTGGGCTCTAGGAATCCTTGGGGCCAAGGAAGCAGTACCAGATCTCATCAAAGCCCTTGATCTAGGAGATGCCAAACTAATGGTATATGCTTTGGAAGCACTTGGTTCTATCGCCGATCCAACAAGTCTACCCAAACTCAAAAGTCTGTTAGCCGATAGACCAAAAATGGCACCGCAAATTCTTTCCACAGTGGCACTCATTCCCACAGAAGAAGCTCGGATCGTCATTGAAGAAGCCACCAAATCAAAAAATGCCGAAGTATACAGACCGGCGATGGAAGAGATTGCCAAACGAAAAGATAAAAAATCCATTCCTCTTTTGTTAACTTATGCCAATGGTGATGATGCGGAAAAAAGAAAACTTAGTTATTATGCCCTCACGGCTGTAACTGGAGAAAAATTTCGTACAGCCAAAGAGTGGAATGAATGGACCAAAAGGAATTGA